In Planctomycetota bacterium, the genomic stretch GCGCACACGGTGCCGGTGGACGAGGCGAAGAAGGCCCGCGACCTGGCCGAGAAGTACGGGTTGAAGATCCACTCGGTCATGCGCGGCGGGTCCGAGGCCGGCCTGCGCGCCGCTCAGGCCTACGGCGCCGACGCCGTGCTCGCCCCCGTGGGCGGCTGCGGGGCCAAGCCCATGCCCGAGCCGTGGGAGTTCGACATCCAGTTCGACGAGAAGACCGGCCACATCACCCGGCTCGTCGCGGGCGACAACGAGAAGTTCAAGGCCTACATCGAGGCCCACAACCGCTCGACCGATGGCGTCCTCGCGTCCATCAAGAAGCTCCTCCCCGTGGCCGAAGAGGTCCAGGTCGCCATCGCCCTCGAAAACGTGTGGAACAACTGGTGCGTGCGGCCCGAGTTGTACAACTGGGTGGTCGCCTCGTTCAACAGTCCGTGGGTGAAGGCCTACTTCGACGTGGGCAACCACGTGAAGTACGCGGGCATCCTGCGGGGCGACAAGGTGGAGCTCGCCTACATGCCCGAGGTGTGGATTCGCACGTTCGGCCCGCGCCTCGGCAAGATTCACGTGAAGGACTACACGATCAGCCCCGACGGCAGGACCGGCAACTGGGCTGGGATAGGGCAGGGCAGCGTGAACTGGCCCGAGGTGCGCAAGGCCCTCGACGACGTGGGCTACAACGGCTGGCTGACCGACGAGACCGGCCTCGGCTGGCCCGAACTCGCCAAGCGCCTCGACCGCATCATCGCGGGCGAGGCGCCCGTGCCGAGTGGGAAGTGAATCCCGGCCCGCGCTTGACACCTACGTATGGACGGGCTAGACTATACGTATGAGAGGAGACGCCATGGAAACCAAAGCCAAGCTGACGTTATCGGTGAAGCGGTCCACCATCATCCGTGGGAAGGAGTACGCAGCTCGCCAGCGCACCACCCTCTCTCGCCTCTGCGAGGAGTTGATAGACGAGAGGACCCGCTCCGAGCAGCCACTGTGGGCAAGCAAGTGGATGGGGAAGCTCAAGAAGGCCCACCGGCCCAATGACCCCAGGATGCGCGCGCTGGAGAGGAAGTTCGGATGATCGTGCTGGTGGACACCGATATCCTGATCGATATCGTCCTCAAGCGTATGCCCTGGGCGCTCACCAGCCGGGACTGCATGGACTACTGCCAGGCGCATGCTATCCCGACCTATGTGAGCTGGCACTCGTTGGCAACGCTCTTCTACTACGCATCGGGTGAGGGCAGGGCAGCCGCAAAGGAGGCCATCAGGGAACTGCTTCAGCACACCCGCATCGTCACCGTCGGGCACGTGGATATGGAATTCGCGCTGGACCAGGACATGCCCGATCTTGAGGACGCGATGCAGGTCGCGGCCGCGGTTGCTTGCCGCGCCACTCGCATCGTTACCCGGAACACGCGGCACTATGCCCGCTCCGTCATCCCGGCCATCACGCCAGCCGAGTTGCTCAGGGCATTCCGGGCCACGAAGGGCACCTCATGACCCGGAGGGGCCTGACTTTGGGGGCGCTCGGTTGCCTCGCCGCCCTCTCAGGCTGCGGGCCGGCGGGCTTCTGGCAAGGCCATTTCCGCGACACGCTGGCAGGGGAGAAGGCCGTGACCCGATCGCTCTCCGTCCCGCGCGAGCTGGCGATGTTCAGCGGCGACGACGGCCTGGCCCTGGCCTGGGACGATCTGCTGGAGGCCGTGCGCCGGGCCGACGTGGTCGTGGTCGGCGAGACGCACACGGTCGAGGCCGGCCACGCGGTCGAACTGGCCCTCGTGCAGGACGCGCTTGCGCGGTGGCCCGGCTCGGCCGTCTCGATGGAGATGCTCACGCGCGACCACCAGGCGACGGTGGACGGCTACCTCGCCGGCAAGGTGACCGAGGAGGAGTTCATCAAGCAGGCCGGCATCGCCGACTGGGCGGGCAAGGGCACCTGGAGGAAGTGGTTCCAACCGATTGTGGATGCCGCCCGGGCGGCGAAGGCCCGCGTGGTGGCGGCCAACACGCCGCGCAGGCACGCCGAGCTGGCCCGCAGGGAGGGCTACGAGGCCCTGCGCCGCCTGCCCGAGGCCGAACGCGGGTTCTTCGGCATCCCGGCCTGGACGGTCGGCGGCTCGTACTGGCGCCGGTTCCGCGCCGAGATGCGCCGCCACGCCGCGCCCGTGCCGCCGAAGCCGGATGCCCAGAAGCCTCCGGAGAGCCCCAAGCCCCCCGAGCCGCCGGCCCAGCCGCCCGAGCCTCCGCCCAGACCCGCCGAGGAGAAGAAGCCGGCCGAGCGCAAGCCACTCGACGCGCTTGCCATGTTCCGCGCGCAGGAGCTATGGGACGCCACGATGGCGGCCTCGGTCCTCAGGGCGGCGAAGGACGGGAAGGGGAAGGTCATTCACCTCGTCGGCGCGTTCCACAGCGACTTTGGCGGCGGCCTCGTCCAGCGCCTGCGCCGCGGCGACCCCGGCCTGACCATCCTCACGATCAGCCTGGTCCCCGCCCACTCGCGCCGCCTGCGCCGCGCGGACCGAGGCCGGGCCGACGTGGTGATCTACACTGGGGGGCAGTGACGGGGCGGCTAGGAGCCTGTCCGAGAATCCCCCGTGGGCTGCGTTGCCGGCGTCAGCGGGCTGGATGCGAAGCGCGGCGACGCAGGCGATGCCCTGGAATGCATCGCTCATTTCGATGCGACGTTGAAGTTCTTCTCCACGTGGCTGCGCACGATGATGTAGGCCCCCGGCATGGTGGGCACGTAGCTGGCGCCGAAGCTGGGGTCGGCCTCGTCCATCGCCAGCATGCACTGGGCGATGAAGCGCTGCCACTTCAGCGGCTCCTCGTCGTTGTCCAGCCCGAAGAAGGCGTTCACCCGCCCCGGGTGTTTTTCGCCGTACTGGCGCAGCTTCACGAAGAGGCCCAGGCCGATGGTGTTGGCGAAGGCGGGTACAGGGGCCGAGCCGCTCGAGGTGGTTTCGTTCTGGTCAATGGTGCCGTAGGTGAGGGGCGCGCCGCGGACCCAGAGCACCTTTTCGCTGAGGGCCCTGCCCAGGCGTGCGCCGAAGGTGCTCTCCCAGAACATGATGTGGCCGATCTTGCCCACGCCGCCGGTAAAGATCACGCCGGCCGCCTGGTCGAGGAGCAGGTTCATGTCGTGCTCGTAGGCGTGCAGGCCCTCGCCGGCGGCGAAGTGGCGGTTCTCCTCGGGGATGCGCATCGCCGGCTTGATCTTGCTGTAGAACTGCTCCTCCATGTCCTGCTTGAACGAGGTCATGTAGGGGAACTGCCGCGCGTCCACCGGCTTGCCGTCGCGGCTGGCCCACTCGTCCATCGCAAAGGGGAAGACCAGGCGCGGGTCCACGCACGTGTGGTCCACGCGGTTGAGCAGCTCGGCGATGATGGGGTAGTGGCCCATCGGTCCCACGGGCGTGACCCAGATGACCGGGCGGCCGTCGCTGGTGTGCTGGACCAGCTTGCTGAAGATGCGGATGGCGAACTTGTAGTTGTGCTGCGCCAGGTCGTCCGCGAGGTCCACCTCGAAGTCCGGGTGCCAGTGCGCCTTGCGGCGGAGCAGGTCGCTGGGTTTGAACCGGCCCTGCTGCACGGCCTGGCGCACGGCCCATACGGCGGGCGTGTACTCGGCGGCGTGGCCGCGGTAGACTTTCTTTCCGCACACGGTCTGGAGGTTTTCGCGGATGATGGCCTCGAGCTTCGCGGACGCCGCGGGGATGTTGGTCTCGACCATGGCCTGTCCTCCTCAGAGACGCGGGGCGGGGCTTGGGCAACCGCGCCCGATGATACCGCGCCGCGTGCTGCTGCGCAAGCGGTTCTTGACTTGCGCGCCCCCCGCCTATAATCGGGCAGGGGGTTCGGAGAGCCGTGCGATGGATGCCGCGCCATTCCTGGCCGCGATCGCCGAGGGGTTGGCGGCCGTGAAGCTCGAGGCGGTGCTCGTGGGCAATGCGGCGGCCGCGCGACCTCGCCGTGCTCGACCTTCTGGAGCGAACCGCCCGTGAGCGAAAGCAGAGAGAAGAGGCTTGAGCGCCTCAAGGCCGAGACCGAGAAGGCCGAGCTGGAGCAGATTCGCCGCCTGCTCGCCCTTCCGCCCGAGAAGCGCACGCACTTCCTGCGCCGCCGCACCGGCTTCGTCGGCTCCGCGCTGTGATGCGCCCCTCCGGCTCGCGCCGCCGGCGGCGCCGGCTACGCGGGGCGCCCGCCGAGCATCGCCCTGCGTGCTCCGCGCCGCCGTGGCTGGCGTTCATCTGGCCGGCCAGAGCTTGAGGCCGGGGACCTGGGAGAGTTCGCTGACGTTGCCTGTGGCCAGTGTGTGATCGTGGGCGATGCAGGCCGCGGCCAGCCACAGGTCGTGTGGGTTGATCATTGCGCCGAGCGACTCGAGGTCAGCCCACAACTGGGCGTGGAGCCGGGCCGTCGGAAGGTCGCTCGGCAGGACAGCGAACAGTTCGAGGATGCGCTCGACGAAGGCGGCCCGCCGCGCCCGCACACCGGGCGATTTGGCCCGGTGCGCGCCGTGGAGCAGTTCGCTCACTGTGATCGCCGAAATCAGGCAGTCGTCCTCGCCGTGCAGGCCGGCCACGACTGCGTCAACGTCCAGCTCCTGCCGCTCGACGCCGATGAACACGCTCGCGTCAATCAGGATCCTCACGGGTCCCTCGGCCTTTCCTACCTCCGGATGAAGCGGGTTCCAACTGGGGGCACAGCGTGTGCCACATTCACTTCATCCGGCGGAGGCGTGATGGCGGTTCTTCCGGGAGGGCTCTCCCGGGGGCCTGGCGGGCGCGCCCCGCCCATACTTGCTCAACCCTGTGTGGGGGGAAGTGAGCAAGTATGGACAGATGGGCGAGGATTGGCGATTCTCGCGGTTCCGGCCATACTCGCTCACCTGCGGGATGAGCAAGTATGGGACGGGGAGTGGCTGGCGAGCGTAAGAGATTGCCGCATATATGGTTATGGGGAAGGGCCGGCGCCGCTACGCCCGTCCCCCCGATCCCCTGTTGCCGCCGGGGCAGGAGCGTTGAGCCCTGATGGGCCTCATTTCGCCTCTTCGCCGCCGACCCGCCACTCGAGGATGCCGCCGGAGGAGTCGGGCTGGAGCTGGACTTCGAGGCGAAGTTCGGCGGCGGTGACCGGTTCGAAGGTGACTTTGTTGAAGGCGTCCTTCGCGGCGCCGTACTTTGCGTCCGCGGCGAGTTTGACCTCGCGCCAGTCGTTGCCGTCCCTGTAGAGGAGCTTCCAGGAGGCGGGGATGCGGCATTGGCCGCGGCCCGTGTCGTCGAACCAGTAGACATCGCTCCACGTGAGGGTGCGGGGCTTGGGGAACTTGTAGGCGACCCATTCGGCCGTGCCCTTGTGGTCCCACCAGGTGAAGCGCGGGATGCTTTGATCGTTGGACGCCTTGGGGAGTTGCCCGTCGCAGAGGGCGTCGGTGGTGTCGCTGTGGTTGCAGTGGGAGGCGGTGGCCACGTAGGCGGGCTGAGGCGGCTCGGCCCAGCGGTGGGCATCGGGCTTGTCGCTCACGGTGGGGAAGACGGCGATGCGGAGCCGCGCGCAGCCCATGGGGATGAGGGTGACGGTCTCGATCGGCTCGGTGGTGTAGGCGGGGCTGGGCTGGAGCGTGGCGCACAGGCCGTGGCGGTCGAAGGTCCACTGGGGTATCTTGCGGGCCTTGGCGGTGAGGGTGATGGGCGCGGCGTCGGGGGTGAAGGGCTGGAGGGGCAGCTCCTTACGGACAGAATGGACAGAGATGGACTTTTCGGGGGCTGCGGGGTCTATCTCAAGGCCATAGTTCCAGGGGGTGGTGGGGAAGACGGCGAGGGCGGGCCACTTGTCGGTGCCGCCGTAGCGCTTCCATTCTTCGCCGATCTTGAGGGAGTAGCTGAGGGGGCCGCGGTCCACCGAGACGGCGCCGCCGTGTTTGGCCCAGACGCGGACGGAGAGCTTCATGGGCAGCGTCAGTTCCAGCTTATCGCCTTCTTTCCATTCGCGCTCGATGGTGAGGAAGTGGAGCGGCTCGGCCGTGGCGTCGAGGGGGGTGCCGTTCAGGGTGAGCTTCGGCGCGGCGCACCATCGGGGGATGCGGAGGTAGAGGGGGAAGCGGACCGGCTTGGCCGCGGCGATTGTGAGGGTGACGACTTCGCCGAAGGGGTACTCTGTCGCCTCGGTGATCTTCACGGTGCCGCCCTCGCCCACTTTGGCTTCGACCTCGCAGGCGGCGTAGAGGGAGGCGGCGAGGCCGTTGTCGGGCGTGGCGAGCCAGAGTTCCTCGGCGTAGTAGGGCCAGCCCATGGCCACGTTGTGCTGGCAGCAGCGGTAGCTGTGGGGGTCGTAGCCGAACATGTTGCCGCCGTTCTGGATGCCGGGGGCGTGGTTGCGGGTGTCGAGCTGCGGCTGGTTGGCGGCGGTGAGGTAGTGGAGGCCTTTGAGGTCGGGCGTCTGCGAGGCGGGGAAGTTGTTGAAGGCGATCTCTTCGCAGCGGTCGGCCCAGAGCGGGTCGCCGGTGATCCTGGTGAGCATCTGGAAGCTGTGCATGAACTCCACGATCCCGCAGGTCTCGATGGCCTGGCGGGGGTCGGTGTAGCCCTTGCGGGCGTTCTCGTCGGCGCCCATGCCGCCGCCGGGCTGCTGGCCGAACTCGCCCATGAACTCGTCGTAGTTGCGGTAGGCGGCGAGGCGGAGCTTTGCGTCGTTCGCCTGCATCCAGTAGATGGCGGGGGCGCGGAAGCACTGGGCGAAGTTCACGTTGTGGTGGTTGGCCACGCCCTGGTCCCAGCGGGCCATGCGGCGGTGTATCTTGTCGGCGAGCTTGAGCAACTCGGCGTCGCCCGTGCGGTTGTAGAGCCAGTAGACGCTCTCGAGGTTGTCGCCGGCGCGCTGCTGCTGCCAGAAGGGGCGGAGGAAATCGTCGTCGGGCACGCTGAGCTGCCACCGGAAGTATTTGGCCATGAAGGGCAGCACGCGCGGGTCGCCCGTGGCTTCGTGGAAGGACTGGAGGCAGTTGAGGGCGAGCATGTGGGGCCAGACGTCGGGCTTGCCGCCGATGTTGGTGAGGTTGGCGCGGGGGCCGAAGTAGCCGTCGTCGCGCTGGCTGCCCAGGATGCCTTCGAGCCAGACCTTCGCCTCGGCGAGGATGCGCTCGTTGCGGAGCACGTAGCCGAGGTCGCCGAAGCCCTTGAGCCAGTAGGGCATTTCTTCCCAGGGGCTGTGGCCTTCGCCCGTGGGGCTGAGCCAGGCGTTGCCTTCCTTCTTGCACCAGTGGGCGATCTCGGTGAGGTGGCCCGTCATTCCCTCGGCCTCGAGTTCCAGCATCTGGCGCAGCTAGCCGCGGGGCGTGATGGCCCCGATGGGCAGCTTCACGAAGGGGCTGGGCGCGAGCGGCGGCTTGTTCGAGACGTAGAAGGCATTGGCCTTGTCGAGCGGCGGGGCCTTGACGCACGAGACCCTGGCCTCCTCGCCCGCCGAGGCCAGCGCCACCACGGCCAGCATCACGCCCAGTGTCAACCAGAGATTCATCGCGATGTCTCCCAGGAGGACCAGAGGGGCCTTTGGCCGGCAGATTAGCGCGGGCCCGCGTGGCTGTCAAACGCCAGCGCTTGACTCGGCTCGCGGGCCGCGTATAGTGCAGGGCGGCAGATGTTCCCGTAGCCGCGACTTGCTGCATTGGAGAACGCCATGAGCCTGCGTCGCCTGAAAGCCGCGTGGTTGATCGCCGCCTCGGCTCTGTCTGCTTTCGCGGGCGCGGAGAAGCCGCTGCGCCTGCTCGCCGAGGCGGAGGATTTCAGGGTGACCCGCGGCGAGTGGAAGGTGCTGCCCTTCCCCGAGAACTACTTCGCCTCGACCTTCGCCATTTGCTTCCTCTCGCGCATGGCTTGCCTGAGCGCGCCGGCGCAGGTGCCCGCGGGGAAGGAGGCCGTGGCCACCCAAGAGGTCGCCATTCCATACGCCGGCGAGTTCCAGGTCTTCGCCCGCTACGAGCAGCCCTACAACTTCTCGGTCGAGTTCACCCTCGAGGTCGAGCAGGGGGGCAAGACCGTCTACCGTCAGATGTTCGGCCGCCTGGAAGACCCGAAGATCTGGCCGCTCAACGGCCACAAGCGCGTGCCGATGGAGCGCTTCGGCTGGGGCGGCACCGACAATATCGTGTGGCAGGTGAAGGATGCGGTGAAACTCGCCGCCGGCCCGGCCACCCTTCGCCTGATCGCCGGGCCGCAACTCGACTCGGCAGGCGGGGCGGCTCTGCCCCGCAAGATGGCCGCCGAGCGGCACGTGGACGTCGTGTGCCTCACCAACGACACCGAGGGCCTCGAAGCCCAGAAGAAGACCAGCTACCTTGAACTCGACGGCTGGCTCGTCCAGGATGGCGACCTGTTCGTGCGCTTCCGCAACCCGAAGGACGGGCTTGGCCCCTGCATCCCCGTCATCGAGCCGTTCGGCGGCGGCCAGCACTCGCCCTATTGGGTCCACGTGCGCGACTGGCCCACCACGCAAGTGCTCAAGAGCGGGCGGCTCGTGTCCGAGACGAAGTATCAGATCGCCGGCCCCCGCTCCAATGCCGTGCGCTCCGCCCTGCTTGCACCGACCCTCGACCACGCCCAGCTCAAGACCATCCCCGACAGCGAGTACCTCCAGCCCGGCGAGCGCTCGGGCTGGGTGCCGATGGGCCAGGCCCTCGACGCCCTGAACAACAGCCAGTGGTTCCCCGTCGCTAAGTACAAGGATGCCAAGCAGAAAGAGCTGGACCTCGAGATCGAGTTCGCCATCCCAACGCGCGGCGGCAGGCTCGACACCATCCGCACCGTGCGGGTCAAGGGCGCTGGCGGCTACTATTCTCCCGTGACCTTCGAGATGCCGGGCAACGTCACCGTGAATCGCACGATTCGCACGCAAGTTAAAGCTTTACAATGGCTTAGGAAGGAGATCGCCCGCTTCCCCCGCATCGGCTCCACGCCCAAGCGGCTCCCGATCTACGGGCTGATGGAGTTCAGCGGAGCCTGTAGCCAGGACAACGAGATTGGCCGGCTGGCGACCGAGATTGCCCTGGCCCTGGGCGACAACACGCTCACGCCGCTTCGCGGCCCGTGGGCCGAGCGGCTCGGCGTGCCGAAGCGCCGAAGCGCCATCGTGGCCCACTGGTCGCCCGGCAACCTCGATGCGTTCAAGAAGACCGTCGAGGACGCCGACCGGAATGGCAAGCTATCCCACGTGGCAATAGTGAGTTATGGCGACGAGATCCACATCCCGCCCGCCAAGGGCGACGACGCCCGCCTCGCTGCCTGGCTCAAGGAGAGGGGCATCGCAGTCCCCGGCGACGTGAGGTTCACCGACGACCCCGCTCAGCCGCTCTACTACTATTCGCGTCTGTGGGCCTTCGAGGAGGGCATTCGCCACTATGCTGAGGCCACCCGCTGGCTCGAAGAGCGCACCGGCAAGGCGGTGCTCACGGGGGCCAACTACTCGCCCCACGCGAACTATCTCGTGACAGATCTCCAGTGGGCTCGGCCATTTAAGATGCGCGGCATGACCATGCCATGGAGCGAAGACTATGTCTCCCAAATCCCAGAAGCGAGCGTCCAGATCGTTGGCTACCTGACCTCGGCCTTCCGCTGCGGCGCCAAGTATCATGGTCTGCCCATCCTGATGTACGTGATGCCCCACTTCCCCAATAACACACCGCGCGACTTCCGCCTCTCCTTCTACACCTGCATCGCCCACGGGGCGACCAAGATCAACTACTTCTGCGCCTCGCCTCTCGCCACGGGCGGCACCGAGAACTACATCTCCACAGAAGGCTTGGACATGTGGCGAGCCGTCCACGACGTCACCCACGAGGCAGGCATCTTCGAGGACTATGTGCTCGATGGCCGCGTGCGCCCCGCCAGAGTCGCCTTGCTCCTGTCACCGGTAGACGAAATCCTGACGGGCGACACGAACTTCAAGGGCGGCATCCACAACGCGGAGCGCAAGGCCATCTACTACGCCCTCCGCCACGCCAATGTGCCCGTGGATTTCCTCACGGAAGACGACGTAATTGACGGCCTGGCAAAGGATTACGCACTCATCTACATCACGCAGCAGCATGCCCATTCCAAGGCGATCAGAGCACTGGCCGAATGGGTGAAGGCCGGCGGCACGGCGGTCGCTCTCTGCGGCGGCGGCTTCGTGAACGAGTACGGGCAGCCCAATCCCGACGCCGAGGCCCTCTACGGCGCGAAGAGCGCAGGCATCACCAAGGACCCAGCCATGCCGCAAATACTGGCCAAACAAGACCTTCCGCCGTCCACCCCGCTTGACACCGCCCGTTGGGCGGCCACGACTGCCGAGGTCATCGCGTGGAAGCAAAGCCTCAGCCCCACCGATGGCAAGGTGGTCGGCTCGTTCGCCGGCGGCCAGCCGGCTGTGGTCGAGAAGCAGCACGGGAAGGGCAAGGCGGTGCTTTTCGGTTTCATGCCGGGCCTGTCATATCTCAAGAGCGGACTGCCACTTAGACCCGTAGACCGCGGCGCCACAGACGCCGCCTATGCTCATTACCTGCCCACGACGATGGATGTGTCGCTCCGCCGAGCCTTAGTGGAGGACTTTCTGCCCCGGGGGTTCGAGCGGCCCGTGGCGTGCAGCGAGCCACTCGTCGAGACCAGCGTGATAGACACGGCGCAGCCGCATCGGCTCGCCGTCCCGCTGATGAACTACACGGGCAGGCCGCTCAAGGCCCTCACCGTCAAGGTCAACGGGCTGGCTTCCGCCGCCCTGGTGCGCAGCGTGGCGCAGGGCAGGCTGCGGCCCAGGTTCGAGGGGGGCGCGATGCTCGTCACGCTGCCGCTCGAGGTGGCCGACATGCTGCTGGTTGACCGCTGAGCGACGCCCTCGCGCTTCGGCGAGCGCCTCGCGCGCGCGGATGCCCCGCTCGGGAGGCCCCGAGGCTGGAATCCCGCGCGGCAACGCGAGCGCTTGCGTTCGGTCGCCAGTTCGTTTATCATAATGCCCCCAGGCGCAGGCTTGCCCCGGAGGCGTGGAACCACATGACCAGGGGCGGCGAGAAGACCGGAGAACGGCCTCCTGTGAAGTGAGACTCGCGATGCAGGAACCGATGCCTCACCTTCTGGGTCTGTGTGCGGCCATTGACCGCGCGGCTGCCGGCATCTACCGCAAACTCGCCGACACGGAACCGGACGAGAAGCTCCGCGCCTGCTGGAACCAGATGAGCGAGGAGGAGGACCTGCACGTCACCTACTGGTCGCGCCTCACCAAGATGGCCGCCGAGGGCATCGTTCCGCCGCTCTTCGAGGACCCAGACAGGGTGATGGCGGAGCTCGAATCGGTCGCGCGCGACGTGGGCACGGTGGAGGCCAGCGCCGCGCAGTTGGGCAACGTGCGCGACCGCGCCCTGCTGGCCCTGCGCCTGGAGCTGTGCCTCCTTCACCCCGCCTTCGACACGCTGATGCAGTTCCTGAGCTGCCTCGAGCCCGAGGCGCCCGACCGCTACAGCGAGCATCTGGACGGCTTCCTGGTCGCTCTCTGCGAATACACCAAGGGCTCCCCCGAGCTGGACCTGATCGCCAAGACCACCCGCCAGCTCTGGCTGCGCAACCGCCAACTGCTCAAGGCGGCCAACAGCGATGCCCTCACGGGCCTGCTCAATCACCGCGGCTTCTGGACGGCGGTGGCCCCGCTCGCCCACCTGGCGCGCCGCCGCGCCGAAAACGTGGCCGTGATCACGCTGGACGTGGACGGGCTGAAGGACATCAACGACGAGCTGGGCCACGCGGCCGGCGACGAGGTGCTCAAGAGCGTGGCCGGCATTCTGCGCTCGGCGCTCCGCGAGGCCGACGTGGCCTGCCGCCTCGGCGGCGACGAATTCGTCGCATTCCTGATCGGGGTGGAGCCCGCCAGCCTGGAGGCCATCTGCCAGCGCATCCAGGCCGCCGTGCGCGCGTGCACTGTGGCCGGCAAGCCCTTCGCCGTCAGCATCGGCGCCGCACAGGGCAAGCTCGAAGGCGACGTGATCGCCGCCGTCGAACAGCTCCGGCAAGAGAGCGATCAGCACATGTACACCACCAAACCGCGGCTGCGCAACCGCAGCGCCGAACCCGGCCACCGGCCCTTCCGAGCCCCCACGCACGGAAGGAACCTGGACGCCTGACCCGCCCACCCAGTGGAGAGGCAGGACGATGAGGAGCGCCGCAGGCCGTCGCCGCTCGCGGGCGATGCCCTGGAGAGCGAGAGCTGTCGTGGGACTGGCCGCGGCGCTCGCGGGCTGCGGGGGCCTCGACCCCGCCGTCTATCAGACCACGGCTCAGACCCCCGCGAGTCAACCCCCTCAGGCCCTCCGCGTGGCCCCCCAGACCCCGATGCCCGCCGCATCCGTGGCCGAGCCGAAAGGCCGCTGGTCCGACGATGGCCTCCGCTACGAGGAGCGAGAGTCCTCCACCGGCGTGCCCTTCCTGCCCTGGCCCCTCCTGCGTTCGCGCGGCAGGTAACCTCTGTGGGAGATTCGTGGAAGGACGGCCGGCAGCGTGGTCGGGAGCTTGGATGGGAGGGGAGACGTGAGCACAGACATCCGAGTGGACGGCCGGCAGCTTCTCCAGCGCGCCTTGCAGGAGCTGGCGCCCGGCGAGGGCATTGACGAGGCCCTGCTCCGAGCCTGCAAGGCCCTCCACCCGCAGCAGGCGGCGGAAGTGTTCGGCGCCCTCGGGCACCTGCTCGACAGCCTCGGCCGTGCACAGGGCGACCGCTCGCGGTTCGACACCGTCACCCGTCTCGCCGCGGCCAAGGGCCCCCTCACCCTCGCCCTGCACACCCACGCAACATCTGTCTCGCACGATGTCCCCCTCGGCGGAGCGGTGCGTGTCACCACCTCGCGCTCGAGCAGCGTCATCGCCACCACTCTGGCCAGCGGCCCGCTCGGCGACCTGCCGCCCGAGGCCCAGGAACGCCTCCGCGCGCTCCTGGGCGGCCACCCCGACCCGCCCGCGCCCCGTGGCGCGGAGGCTGCCGGGTCTCACGCGCCGGCCGGGGCCTGCCGCCACTGCGGCCACCCGGAGCTCGGCGGCCTCCGCCGCTGCCCCCATTGCGGCCGCCGCCAGCACGTCGGCCTCCTGCGCCGCCTCTTCGGCGGCTGACCCCTGACCCCCGCTTGACACGCGGCCCGTGGACGCTACACTCTGGGCCTGCGCCCGCGACACAGGTTCTCCCTCTTCTTGGAGCAGCGAGGCCATGGCAAACGTTCTGTCGTACAGGATCGGGCATCCGGCCAAGCCCCAACTGGCGCTCGACCGGGTGAGGGCCCTCGGCATCCCGTGTGTCGAGATCAACCTCGGCCCCGACGAGGACGCGGCGGCGGTCCGCAAACTCCTGGCCGACGCTGGCCTCCGCGCCGCCACCCTCACGTCCCCCTGCCCGCTGGCCGATGCCACGCTCTTCGACCTCTTCGAGAACTACTGCGCCAAGGCCGCCACGCTCGGCTGCTCGGGCCTCTTCACGAGCGTGCACTCCGGCGGCATGCCCCTGCCGCAGGTGGTCGAGCGGCTGCGCAAGATCGGCGACATCGGCCAGAAGCACCGCGTGAAGATCGGCATGGAAACCCACCCCGACCTCTGCGAGAACGGCGCCAAGGCCGCCGCCACCATGGCCGCCGTCGCCCATCCCTGGGTCGGCATCAACTACGACACCGCCAACGTCTACTACTACAACCACGGCATCAACACCGTCGAGGAGGTCGCAAAGGAAGCCCGCCACGTCGTCAGCGTGCACCTCAAGGACACGATGGGCGGCTACCACGACGGCAACTTCCCCGACTT encodes the following:
- a CDS encoding beta-galactosidase trimerization domain-containing protein, whose amino-acid sequence is MSLRRLKAAWLIAASALSAFAGAEKPLRLLAEAEDFRVTRGEWKVLPFPENYFASTFAICFLSRMACLSAPAQVPAGKEAVATQEVAIPYAGEFQVFARYEQPYNFSVEFTLEVEQGGKTVYRQMFGRLEDPKIWPLNGHKRVPMERFGWGGTDNIVWQVKDAVKLAAGPATLRLIAGPQLDSAGGAALPRKMAAERHVDVVCLTNDTEGLEAQKKTSYLELDGWLVQDGDLFVRFRNPKDGLGPCIPVIEPFGGGQHSPYWVHVRDWPTTQVLKSGRLVSETKYQIAGPRSNAVRSALLAPTLDHAQLKTIPDSEYLQPGERSGWVPMGQALDALNNSQWFPVAKYKDAKQKELDLEIEFAIPTRGGRLDTIRTVRVKGAGGYYSPVTFEMPGNVTVNRTIRTQVKALQWLRKEIARFPRIGSTPKRLPIYGLMEFSGACSQDNEIGRLATEIALALGDNTLTPLRGPWAERLGVPKRRSAIVAHWSPGNLDAFKKTVEDADRNGKLSHVAIVSYGDEIHIPPAKGDDARLAAWLKERGIAVPGDVRFTDDPAQPLYYYSRLWAFEEGIRHYAEATRWLEERTGKAVLTGANYSPHANYLVTDLQWARPFKMRGMTMPWSEDYVSQIPEASVQIVGYLTSAFRCGAKYHGLPILMYVMPHFPNNTPRDFRLSFYTCIAHGATKINYFCASPLATGGTENYISTEGLDMWRAVHDVTHEAGIFEDYVLDGRVRPARVALLLSPVDEILTGDTNFKGGIHNAERKAIYYALRHANVPVDFLTEDDVIDGLAKDYALIYITQQHAHSKAIRALAEWVKAGGTAVALCGGGFVNEYGQPNPDAEALYGAKSAGITKDPAMPQILAKQDLPPSTPLDTARWAATTAEVIAWKQSLSPTDGKVVGSFAGGQPAVVEKQHGKGKAVLFGFMPGLSYLKSGLPLRPVDRGATDAAYAHYLPTTMDVSLRRALVEDFLPRGFERPVACSEPLVETSVIDTAQPHRLAVPLMNYTGRPLKALTVKVNGLASAALVRSVAQGRLRPRFEGGAMLVTLPLEVADMLLVDR
- a CDS encoding diguanylate cyclase; this translates as MPHLLGLCAAIDRAAAGIYRKLADTEPDEKLRACWNQMSEEEDLHVTYWSRLTKMAAEGIVPPLFEDPDRVMAELESVARDVGTVEASAAQLGNVRDRALLALRLELCLLHPAFDTLMQFLSCLEPEAPDRYSEHLDGFLVALCEYTKGSPELDLIAKTTRQLWLRNRQLLKAANSDALTGLLNHRGFWTAVAPLAHLARRRAENVAVITLDVDGLKDINDELGHAAGDEVLKSVAGILRSALREADVACRLGGDEFVAFLIGVEPASLEAICQRIQAAVRACTVAGKPFAVSIGAAQGKLEGDVIAAVEQLRQESDQHMYTTKPRLRNRSAEPGHRPFRAPTHGRNLDA
- a CDS encoding sugar phosphate isomerase/epimerase family protein — its product is MANVLSYRIGHPAKPQLALDRVRALGIPCVEINLGPDEDAAAVRKLLADAGLRAATLTSPCPLADATLFDLFENYCAKAATLGCSGLFTSVHSGGMPLPQVVERLRKIGDIGQKHRVKIGMETHPDLCENGAKAAATMAAVAHPWVGINYDTANVYYYNHGINTVEEVAKEARHVVSVHLKDTMGGYHDGNFPDFGKGVVDFAGVFRVLNGVGFTGPFTMELEGEWTTSPDPAAQEAHVRACVEHLRGLGLVP